In Arvicanthis niloticus isolate mArvNil1 chromosome 4, mArvNil1.pat.X, whole genome shotgun sequence, a single window of DNA contains:
- the S100a3 gene encoding protein S100-A3 isoform X3: MRMTCSLEQAVAAIVCTFQKYAERCGDKYKICQSELKELLQKELPTWTPSEFRECDYNKFMSVLDTNKDCEVDFGEYVHSLASLCLYCHEYFKECPPEPPCPQ, from the exons TGAGGATGACCTGTTCCCTGGAGCAGGCAGTAGCTGCCATCGTGTGCACCTTTCAGAAGTATGCAGAGCGTTGTGGGGATAAATACAAGATCTGCCAGTCGGAGCTCAAGGAGCTGTTGCAGAAGGAGCTGCCCACCTGGACCCCG agtgagttccgggagtGTGACTACAACAAATTCATGAGTGTTCTGGATACCAACAAGGACTGCGAGGTGGACTTTGGGGAGTACGTGCACTCACTTGCCAGCCTCTGTCTCTACTGCCACGAGTACTTCAAAGAGTGCCCCCCTGAACCCCCCTGCCCCCAGTAG
- the S100a3 gene encoding protein S100-A3 isoform X4: MTCSLEQAVAAIVCTFQKYAERCGDKYKICQSELKELLQKELPTWTPSEFRECDYNKFMSVLDTNKDCEVDFGEYVHSLASLCLYCHEYFKECPPEPPCPQ; this comes from the exons ATGACCTGTTCCCTGGAGCAGGCAGTAGCTGCCATCGTGTGCACCTTTCAGAAGTATGCAGAGCGTTGTGGGGATAAATACAAGATCTGCCAGTCGGAGCTCAAGGAGCTGTTGCAGAAGGAGCTGCCCACCTGGACCCCG agtgagttccgggagtGTGACTACAACAAATTCATGAGTGTTCTGGATACCAACAAGGACTGCGAGGTGGACTTTGGGGAGTACGTGCACTCACTTGCCAGCCTCTGTCTCTACTGCCACGAGTACTTCAAAGAGTGCCCCCCTGAACCCCCCTGCCCCCAGTAG
- the S100a4 gene encoding protein S100-A4 — MARPLEEALDIIVSTFHKYSGKEGDKFKLNKTELKELLTRELPSFLGKRTNEAAFEKVMSNLDSNRDNEVDFQEYCVFLSCIAMMCNEFFEGCPDKEPRKK; from the exons ATGGCGAGACCCTTGGAGGAGGCTCTGGATATAATCGTGTCCACCTTCCACAAATATTCAGGCAAAGAGGGTGACAAGTTCAAGCTGAACAAGACAGAGCTCAAGGAGCTACTGACCAGGGAGCTGCCTAGCTTCCTGGGG AAAAGGACAAATGAAGCTGCATTCGAGAAGGTGATGAGCAACTTGGACAGCAACAGGGACAATGAAGTTGACTTCCAGGAGTATTGTGTCTTCCTGTCCTGCATTGCCATGATGTGCAATGAATTCTTTGAGGGCTGCCCGGATAAGGAGCCCCGGAAGAAGTGA
- the S100a5 gene encoding protein S100-A5 encodes METPLEKALTTMVTTFHKYSGREGSKLTLSRKELKELIKTELSLVEKMQESSIDNLMKSLDKNSDQEIDFKEYSVFLTTLCMAYNDFFLEDNK; translated from the exons atggagactccTCTTGAGAAGGCACTGACCACCATGGTCACCACTTTCCATAAATATTCAGGGAGAGAGGGTAGCAAGTTGACCCTGagtaggaaagaactgaaggagttgaTCAAGACAGAGCTGAGCCTTGTAGAG AAGATGCAGGAGAGCAGCATTGACAATTTGATGAAGAGCCTGGACAAAAACAGCGACCAGGAGATTGACTTCAAGGAGTACTCCGTGTTCCTGACCACGCTGTGCATGGCCTACAATGATTTCTTCCTAGAGGACAACAAGTGA
- the S100a6 gene encoding protein S100-A6 yields the protein MACPLDQAIGLLVAIFHKYSGKEGDKHTLSKKELKELIQKELTIGSKLQDAEIARLMEDLDRNKDQEVNFQEYVAFLGALALIYNEALK from the exons ATGGCATGCCCTCTGGATCAGGCCATTGGCCTTCTCGTGGCCATCTTCCACAAGTACTCTGGCAAGGAAGGTGACAAGCACACCCTGAgcaagaaggagctgaaggagctgatcCAGAAGGAGCTCACCATTGGCTCT AAGCTGCAGGATGCTGAAATTGCAAGGCTGATGGAGGATCTGGACCGTAACAAGGATCAGGAAGTAAACTTCCAGGAGTATGTCGCCTTTCTGGGGGCCTTGGCTTTGATCTACAATGAAGCTCTGAAATAA